The Thiomonas sp. FB-Cd genome includes a window with the following:
- a CDS encoding DUF502 domain-containing protein produces MRLKNLFMAGLLVWLPLTITIWVLWQLLSVFDGIFRALVGALSAVAPSSAPALDRLVSIPGVGVVLVLAAIVLTGLLVANIVGQWWLARWDGLMARIPIVKSIYSSVKQVSDTLFSSSGQAFRQAVMVQYPRAGSWTIAFVTGSPAGEVAAHLPSEHISVYVPTTPNPTSGFFLMVPRAEVVALAMSVDEALKYVISMGVVAPHIHTPATTGH; encoded by the coding sequence ATGCGCCTAAAGAATCTTTTTATGGCCGGCCTGCTGGTCTGGCTGCCGCTGACCATCACGATCTGGGTGCTGTGGCAACTGTTATCGGTGTTTGACGGCATCTTCCGCGCGCTCGTCGGCGCACTTAGCGCGGTAGCCCCGAGCTCGGCGCCCGCGCTCGATCGGCTCGTGAGCATTCCAGGCGTGGGCGTCGTACTTGTGCTCGCGGCCATTGTGCTCACAGGCTTGCTCGTCGCCAATATCGTTGGTCAATGGTGGCTTGCACGCTGGGACGGGCTGATGGCGCGCATTCCCATCGTCAAGAGCATTTACAGCAGTGTCAAGCAGGTGTCGGATACGCTGTTTTCCAGCAGTGGCCAGGCCTTCCGTCAAGCTGTCATGGTGCAATACCCGCGCGCTGGGTCATGGACCATCGCATTCGTCACCGGCTCCCCGGCCGGGGAGGTCGCCGCACACCTGCCCAGCGAGCACATCAGCGTGTACGTGCCAACCACGCCCAACCCCACGTCGGGTTTCTTCCTGATGGTGCCGCGTGCTGAGGTGGTGGCACTGGCGATGAGCGTGGATGAGGCGCTTAAGTACGTGATATCCATGGGTGTCGTCGCGCCCCACATCCACACGCCCGCAACCACGGGGCATTGA
- a CDS encoding FmdB family zinc ribbon protein — protein sequence MPIYAYKCESCGHSMDALQKLSDAPLTVCPACGKHALSKQVTAAGFQLKGSGWYATDFKGAGTSATAATAAKPDAAPKTEVAATPCGASCACH from the coding sequence ATGCCCATTTACGCTTACAAGTGCGAGTCCTGCGGACATAGCATGGACGCGCTGCAAAAGCTGTCTGATGCCCCGCTCACGGTTTGCCCCGCTTGCGGCAAGCATGCGTTGAGCAAGCAAGTTACAGCCGCTGGATTCCAGCTCAAGGGCTCGGGCTGGTACGCGACTGACTTCAAGGGGGCGGGCACCAGCGCTACGGCCGCCACCGCAGCCAAACCAGATGCTGCGCCAAAGACGGAGGTTGCAGCCACGCCCTGCGGGGCATCCTGCGCGTGCCACTGA
- a CDS encoding DUF4136 domain-containing protein, whose protein sequence is MHATFATGGTELCPHSNPGTRKVLQTLRLRWRLGKALVTGALLLLGGCATLTAVRVDVVTPKPAPQALVGAKVQVQAAPANADSPEASLFQTAVADAMTRAHMVPLLGEPAPFTARYSFRSYVDFETSFPSAWPPPGAPILLPNGAWIYSGYPWWWSGMSWPPPWYERVFELEIRDTSTGTLVYRTSAVSGSYDQRLAPVAQKLADAALAGFPQRSGQHRVTIPGD, encoded by the coding sequence ATGCACGCAACCTTTGCCACAGGCGGTACCGAGTTGTGCCCGCATTCGAATCCGGGAACCAGGAAGGTCCTGCAAACGCTGCGGTTGCGTTGGCGGTTGGGCAAGGCGCTGGTGACAGGCGCCTTGTTGCTTCTGGGTGGCTGCGCCACATTGACTGCGGTGCGCGTCGACGTGGTGACGCCCAAGCCGGCACCTCAAGCGCTGGTTGGAGCCAAGGTGCAGGTGCAGGCTGCCCCTGCGAATGCGGACAGCCCCGAGGCGTCACTCTTCCAGACCGCTGTCGCCGATGCGATGACGCGCGCTCACATGGTCCCGCTGCTTGGCGAGCCGGCGCCCTTTACGGCACGCTACAGTTTCCGTAGTTACGTGGACTTCGAAACCAGCTTCCCGAGCGCTTGGCCGCCACCTGGCGCCCCGATCCTGCTACCAAACGGCGCGTGGATTTACAGCGGTTATCCTTGGTGGTGGTCAGGAATGTCTTGGCCACCGCCTTGGTACGAACGAGTATTCGAGCTGGAGATCCGCGATACGTCCACGGGTACCCTGGTCTACCGTACGAGCGCCGTGAGCGGGTCGTATGACCAGCGGCTCGCGCCGGTTGCGCAAAAACTGGCCGACGCTGCATTGGCGGGTTTTCCGCAGCGAAGTGGCCAGCATCGAGTGACGATTCCAGGCGATTGA
- the ttcA gene encoding tRNA 2-thiocytidine(32) synthetase TtcA: MDEAAAVDTHAQAQRRAREINKLSKRLHRLVGQAIDDFAMIESGDRVMVCMSGGKDSHALLDILLGLQKRAPVDFEVVAVNLDQKQPGFPSHVLPDYLTSRGVDFHIEQQDTYSIVKRLVPEGKTMCSLCSRLRRGALYRVASELGATKIALGHHRDDILQTFFLNLFHGGQLKAMPPKLVSDDGSHIVIRPLAYVEEEDLSRWADHRAFPIIPCTLCGSQENLQRKQVAGMLREWEKSHPGRLQTMFGALGKVVPSHLLDRNAYPFASLRPSGQPDVNGDIAFDEPTCSDPLPYRNGERHGVAAVQWQKGL; encoded by the coding sequence GTGGACGAGGCGGCCGCGGTGGATACTCACGCCCAAGCGCAACGCAGGGCGCGGGAGATCAATAAATTATCGAAGCGCCTGCACCGCCTTGTGGGCCAAGCCATTGATGACTTCGCAATGATCGAGTCCGGCGACAGGGTCATGGTCTGCATGTCGGGCGGCAAGGACAGCCATGCACTGCTGGACATCCTGCTCGGCCTGCAAAAGCGCGCGCCCGTGGATTTCGAAGTCGTCGCGGTCAACCTTGACCAAAAGCAGCCTGGTTTCCCCTCCCATGTGCTGCCCGATTACCTGACGAGCAGGGGCGTGGATTTCCACATCGAGCAACAGGACACCTATTCCATCGTCAAGCGTCTGGTCCCCGAGGGCAAGACGATGTGCAGCCTTTGCTCGCGCCTGCGCCGCGGGGCCCTATATCGGGTGGCCAGTGAGCTTGGCGCCACCAAGATTGCACTTGGCCACCATCGCGACGACATCCTGCAGACCTTTTTCCTCAATCTCTTCCACGGTGGCCAGCTCAAAGCCATGCCCCCGAAACTTGTGAGCGACGATGGCAGCCACATCGTCATCCGTCCTCTCGCCTATGTGGAGGAGGAGGATCTCTCTCGTTGGGCAGATCATCGCGCTTTTCCCATTATCCCCTGCACGCTCTGCGGCAGCCAGGAAAACCTCCAGCGCAAGCAGGTGGCCGGCATGCTGCGTGAGTGGGAAAAATCCCACCCCGGCCGCCTTCAGACCATGTTCGGCGCGCTCGGCAAGGTGGTTCCTTCACACCTGCTCGATCGCAACGCGTACCCATTTGCCAGTCTGCGCCCCAGCGGCCAGCCGGACGTCAACGGAGACATTGCGTTTGACGAGCCCACCTGTTCAGACCCGCTGCCGTATCGCAATGGGGAACGCCATGGCGTGGCAGCTGTCCAATGGCAGAAGGGACTCTAA
- a CDS encoding dihydroneopterin aldolase: MISALNHPALADCRRLFLKNYEVHINIGVHDFEKRGEQRVVINVDLYVPYAYSTPKQDKLEEVVDYDFMRRTIAERLARGHIHLQETLCDDVAALMLEHAGVRAVRVATEKPDVYPDCQAVGVEVFRIKESAS, encoded by the coding sequence ATGATCAGTGCACTCAATCATCCGGCTCTGGCCGACTGTCGCCGGCTTTTTCTGAAAAACTATGAGGTGCACATCAACATTGGCGTGCACGACTTCGAGAAGCGTGGCGAACAGCGCGTGGTGATCAACGTGGACCTGTATGTGCCTTATGCGTATTCCACCCCGAAGCAGGACAAGCTTGAGGAGGTCGTGGACTATGACTTCATGCGCCGCACCATTGCGGAGCGCTTGGCGCGTGGCCACATTCACCTGCAGGAGACCCTGTGCGACGACGTGGCTGCGTTGATGCTGGAGCACGCGGGTGTGCGCGCCGTGCGCGTTGCCACCGAGAAGCCCGACGTCTATCCCGACTGCCAGGCTGTGGGTGTCGAGGTCTTTCGCATCAAGGAGAGCGCATCGTGA
- a CDS encoding SDR family oxidoreductase, which produces MPVRPVVLVTGAARRLGRAIALELATAGWDVAVHHRASSDEARQTCSALAACGARAEAFAADLADEDAVRALPQHVAGTFGRLDAVVNNASLFEYDDATGFSGECAARHWRVNTVAPVLLAQGLHALLRERRGQGCVVNILDQKLWNPNPDYLSYTLSKAALLEATTLLAQALAPTLRVVGVAPGVTLPSGTMTAAEFATAHTLTPLGRASTVEDVAQAVRYMLSAKAVTGTTLVVDGGQHLTPQSRDVAFLARIQPE; this is translated from the coding sequence ATGCCTGTTCGTCCCGTCGTGCTCGTAACGGGGGCGGCACGCCGCCTGGGGCGAGCGATCGCATTGGAACTGGCGACGGCCGGGTGGGATGTGGCCGTGCATCACCGCGCCTCATCGGATGAGGCGCGGCAGACCTGCTCTGCTCTCGCGGCGTGCGGGGCTCGGGCTGAAGCGTTCGCCGCTGATCTGGCCGACGAGGATGCCGTCCGTGCGCTTCCCCAGCACGTGGCGGGGACTTTCGGACGACTGGACGCCGTGGTCAATAATGCGTCTTTGTTCGAATATGATGATGCTACGGGCTTCAGCGGGGAATGCGCCGCGCGCCACTGGCGCGTCAACACCGTGGCTCCCGTGCTGTTGGCGCAGGGTCTGCACGCACTTTTGCGCGAGCGACGCGGGCAGGGCTGTGTGGTGAACATTTTGGACCAGAAGCTCTGGAACCCGAATCCGGACTATCTGTCCTACACCTTGAGTAAGGCGGCGCTGCTTGAGGCAACGACGCTGCTGGCGCAGGCGCTTGCGCCGACACTGCGCGTGGTTGGGGTCGCACCGGGTGTGACCCTTCCATCCGGGACGATGACTGCAGCGGAATTTGCCACCGCCCATACCTTGACTCCCCTGGGACGCGCCTCCACTGTGGAGGATGTGGCGCAGGCTGTGCGCTATATGCTCAGCGCAAAGGCGGTCACCGGCACCACATTGGTCGTGGACGGTGGCCAGCACCTCACGCCTCAATCGCGTGACGTTGCTTTTCTTGCCCGCATACAACCCGAGTGA
- a CDS encoding class I SAM-dependent methyltransferase — translation MKPKIAAMNRLQSLSPDAAQQRAHALLSHIERAIAEAGGWIPFDRYMELALYAPGLGYYAADPGVLGAWGGTSDFVTAPELTPLFAATLARQVADVSRLEDLDTIVECGAGSGRLVCDLLAALDVQGWLPRQYAIVEVSAAMRARQQDAVAGLPEHLRDRITWWDALPDRFDGVVIGNEVLDAMPVKLAVRTTERWLERGVTFARDAQQPLRWVDRATALEPRPSMQTLPPGAVTELHLASDAFVATLGERLGRGLLLFLDYGFPAHEYDHPQRACGTLRCHRAHRAHDDPLWQPGTSDITAHVNFSSVAQAAASVGLDVLGYTSQARFLLNCGLLDLLGSAVAAGQDGVIGAPRNRAGLAQTAAVQRLLSEAEMGELFKVIALARGLRAPLMGFVQGDRSAALRAHVAPEAAY, via the coding sequence ATGAAACCTAAAATTGCAGCGATGAACAGGTTGCAGAGTCTATCGCCCGATGCCGCGCAGCAGCGGGCCCACGCATTGTTGTCGCATATCGAGCGGGCGATTGCCGAGGCGGGCGGCTGGATCCCATTCGATCGGTATATGGAATTGGCACTATACGCACCCGGCCTGGGTTATTACGCGGCCGACCCGGGTGTGCTGGGCGCTTGGGGCGGCACCAGCGATTTCGTCACCGCACCCGAGCTCACCCCTTTGTTCGCCGCCACGCTCGCGCGACAAGTCGCCGACGTGTCAAGGCTCGAGGATCTCGACACCATCGTCGAGTGCGGCGCGGGAAGCGGTCGCTTGGTCTGCGACCTTCTCGCTGCGCTCGATGTGCAGGGATGGCTGCCTCGGCAATATGCGATCGTCGAGGTGTCTGCCGCGATGCGCGCGCGCCAGCAGGACGCTGTGGCGGGGCTGCCTGAGCATCTGCGCGATCGCATCACATGGTGGGATGCGTTGCCCGACCGCTTTGACGGCGTGGTCATTGGCAACGAGGTGCTGGATGCAATGCCCGTGAAACTCGCCGTACGAACGACAGAGCGCTGGCTCGAGCGGGGGGTGACGTTTGCCCGCGACGCCCAGCAACCTCTGCGCTGGGTCGACCGTGCCACTGCGTTGGAACCGCGCCCGAGCATGCAAACGCTTCCCCCGGGTGCGGTCACCGAATTGCATTTGGCGTCCGACGCCTTCGTCGCCACTCTGGGTGAGCGCCTGGGCCGCGGCCTGCTCCTGTTCCTTGACTATGGCTTTCCGGCGCACGAATACGACCATCCACAGCGCGCATGCGGGACCCTGCGCTGCCACCGCGCCCACCGTGCGCATGACGACCCGTTGTGGCAACCTGGCACGTCGGACATCACAGCACACGTGAACTTCTCCAGCGTTGCGCAGGCTGCGGCAAGCGTGGGGCTCGACGTGCTGGGCTACACGTCGCAAGCGCGCTTCCTGCTCAATTGTGGTCTGCTTGACTTGCTCGGATCTGCGGTGGCTGCCGGGCAGGACGGCGTCATCGGCGCGCCAAGGAATCGTGCGGGACTGGCACAAACAGCTGCGGTACAGCGTCTGCTGTCGGAAGCGGAGATGGGGGAACTGTTCAAAGTCATCGCACTGGCACGCGGGCTGCGCGCGCCGCTGATGGGCTTCGTCCAAGGCGACCGTAGCGCAGCACTGCGTGCACACGTCGCACCGGAGGCGGCATACTGA
- a CDS encoding DUF2905 domain-containing protein, with the protein MWLLLFILASIVFSALLPYLERFGFGRLPLDLRLRVFGREWLFPLGSTFLLSLIAWGLARLLR; encoded by the coding sequence ATGTGGCTGCTCCTGTTCATTCTCGCCTCCATCGTGTTCTCGGCGCTACTTCCCTACCTTGAGCGCTTCGGCTTCGGCCGCCTGCCGCTGGATCTGCGGCTTCGCGTCTTTGGACGCGAATGGTTGTTCCCCCTGGGCTCCACGTTCCTGCTGTCGCTGATCGCTTGGGGCTTGGCGCGGCTCTTGCGATAA
- a CDS encoding MFS transporter: protein MHNRTDQVPTPIAGVPGWRSRMAVVAAGMCAFFTMYVTQGLLPTLQSVFHTSVAQLSLTITATTLAVALAAPLSGSLSDRFGRKRVLLLSLAGLSVTTALAGTAHSLDGLLVWRLLQGIFIPGVFTATVAYIGEEWPAREAPAVTALYISGSVAGGFLGRFIAGMVTAHWDWQVAFIVLGAINAVFLLIIAQGLAPSRDFRASSSLRASIGDLPLHLRNPKLLGTYAIGFGILFSQVCTFTYVSFYLAAAPYRLDLRQLSLLFAVYLVGMIVTPMAGRLAWRFGQRRVFASAMVLSSGGMLLTLLPALPAIVLGLTLSSAGVFIAQSMATGQVPAFATRARSSAVGLYVLCYYLGGSVGALAPSLVWEHEGWPGCVTLVLLMQLAIGTAAWKVWAQRPQSRPPSPHAWRRDAKGPLDPLRDNPHPRGGGA from the coding sequence ATGCACAACCGAACCGATCAGGTCCCGACGCCGATAGCGGGGGTTCCTGGCTGGCGCAGCCGTATGGCGGTGGTTGCGGCGGGCATGTGTGCGTTTTTCACCATGTATGTGACCCAGGGTCTGCTGCCGACCCTGCAAAGCGTCTTCCACACCAGCGTGGCGCAACTCAGCCTCACGATCACGGCCACGACGCTGGCCGTTGCACTTGCGGCGCCGCTTTCGGGTAGTCTGTCGGATCGCTTCGGCCGCAAGCGGGTGTTGCTCTTGTCCCTGGCCGGTCTGAGCGTCACGACGGCTCTGGCTGGAACTGCCCATAGTTTGGACGGTCTTCTGGTTTGGCGCTTGCTTCAGGGCATCTTCATTCCCGGCGTGTTTACTGCCACTGTGGCTTATATTGGCGAGGAATGGCCGGCGAGGGAAGCTCCTGCCGTGACCGCCTTGTACATTTCGGGCTCGGTCGCAGGGGGTTTTCTTGGCCGATTTATCGCGGGCATGGTCACGGCGCATTGGGACTGGCAGGTGGCTTTCATCGTGTTGGGGGCGATCAACGCAGTCTTCCTTTTGATCATCGCGCAGGGTCTGGCGCCGTCGCGGGACTTTCGAGCAAGCAGCAGCCTGCGCGCCTCAATCGGTGACCTGCCGCTGCATCTGCGCAACCCCAAGCTTTTGGGCACCTATGCCATCGGGTTCGGCATCCTGTTCTCGCAGGTGTGTACGTTCACCTATGTGAGCTTTTATCTGGCCGCGGCGCCTTACCGGCTGGATCTGCGCCAACTCAGCCTGCTTTTTGCGGTCTATTTGGTTGGCATGATTGTCACGCCCATGGCTGGGAGGCTGGCTTGGCGCTTCGGCCAGCGGCGCGTGTTTGCTTCAGCAATGGTGTTGTCCAGCGGCGGTATGCTGCTGACGCTGCTTCCGGCACTGCCTGCGATCGTGCTGGGGCTCACGCTGAGTTCGGCAGGGGTGTTCATCGCGCAGTCGATGGCCACCGGGCAGGTGCCGGCCTTCGCAACGCGCGCACGCTCATCGGCCGTGGGGCTGTACGTTCTTTGCTACTACCTCGGCGGAAGCGTTGGGGCGTTGGCCCCCAGCCTCGTCTGGGAGCATGAAGGCTGGCCGGGCTGCGTGACGCTGGTTTTGCTCATGCAATTGGCGATCGGCACCGCGGCTTGGAAGGTCTGGGCGCAGCGGCCGCAGTCCCGACCGCCCTCGCCGCATGCGTGGAGGCGGGATGCGAAGGGGCCGCTTGACCCTCTGCGTGACAATCCCCATCCTCGGGGCGGTGGAGCGTAG
- a CDS encoding LysR family transcriptional regulator, with translation MELRHLRAFLAVFEERNFTRAAARLHISQPPLSQQIQALEAELGVRLFERGRGGAAPTAAGQSLMPQARAILDQMHHAAEQARRAGRGETGSLAVGFAGSMPFSVVMPQLLRDFRAAWPDVALQLREQPSRAQIDDLLAGRLDVGFIRPTSHEHWDAIQSRLILREPLLLALHTEHPSARHERLSLSALRDEPFILYSATLGSGLREQTLALCLAAGFAPRVAQEVHEMPTLISLVSAGIGVGLVAASMQRAQMPYVRYLPLEDAGAYSDILLAFKRDNPSAPLHNFLALRPAQSDI, from the coding sequence ATGGAACTTCGCCATCTGCGTGCCTTTCTTGCCGTCTTTGAGGAGCGCAACTTCACGCGTGCCGCAGCGCGCCTGCACATCTCTCAACCGCCCCTTTCGCAGCAGATCCAGGCCCTGGAGGCCGAACTCGGAGTGCGTCTGTTTGAGCGCGGCCGGGGCGGAGCAGCCCCGACCGCGGCAGGGCAGAGCCTGATGCCACAGGCGCGCGCCATCTTGGACCAGATGCACCACGCGGCAGAGCAGGCGCGGCGTGCAGGACGCGGCGAAACCGGAAGCCTCGCCGTGGGTTTTGCCGGGTCCATGCCGTTTTCCGTGGTGATGCCGCAATTGCTTCGCGATTTCCGCGCGGCTTGGCCTGACGTGGCCCTGCAGTTGCGCGAGCAGCCTTCGCGTGCGCAGATTGACGATTTGCTTGCCGGGCGACTCGACGTCGGCTTCATCCGCCCCACATCGCACGAGCATTGGGACGCGATTCAAAGCCGGCTGATTCTGCGCGAGCCGTTGCTGCTCGCGCTCCATACCGAGCACCCTTCTGCCAGACACGAGCGCCTGAGCCTGAGCGCCTTGCGCGACGAACCCTTCATCCTGTACAGCGCCACGCTGGGATCGGGTCTGCGCGAGCAAACGCTTGCCCTGTGTCTTGCTGCCGGATTCGCGCCGCGTGTCGCCCAGGAAGTGCATGAGATGCCCACACTCATCAGCCTGGTGTCGGCGGGCATAGGCGTGGGTCTGGTGGCCGCATCGATGCAGCGCGCCCAAATGCCCTACGTCCGCTACCTGCCCCTGGAGGACGCCGGGGCGTATAGCGACATCTTGTTAGCCTTCAAACGCGATAACCCCTCAGCGCCGCTGCACAATTTCTTGGCGCTGCGCCCAGCGCAAAGCGACATCTAA
- a CDS encoding multifunctional CCA addition/repair protein, whose product MDAKRDSMAAQGSIPGTVYVVGGAVRDALLGRPVHDRDWVVVGATPQQMQEAGFTPVGRDFPVFLHPLTHEEYALARTERKTAPGYRGFAVQAGAGVTLDDDLRRRDLTINAMAQDAQGHIIDPHGGQRDLHAKVLRHVSPAFAEDPVRILRLARFAARFGDFTVAPQTLQLMRDMVEAGEVDALVPERVWQELARALMEVYPRRFFEVLRECRALARILPEVDALWGVPQRADYHPEVDCGEHQMLVMQAAAQLCADLPTRWACLMHDLGKATTDPAVLPRHLGHEARSVAMARTVAQRLRVPSDCAELAAVVAAEHGNIHKSLELGPQALLRLLQRCDALRRPARFALVLLACEADHRGRGGDFPRQPYPQRARLETALKAALGVDAGAVAHEVGEGGGKAGAIARAVQIAREHAIARTLEA is encoded by the coding sequence ATGGACGCGAAGCGGGATTCGATGGCAGCGCAAGGCTCTATTCCAGGAACCGTGTACGTGGTCGGCGGAGCGGTGCGCGACGCGCTACTGGGGCGGCCTGTGCATGATCGCGATTGGGTGGTGGTGGGCGCGACGCCTCAGCAGATGCAGGAGGCGGGCTTCACACCCGTTGGGCGCGACTTCCCGGTGTTCCTGCACCCGCTCACCCATGAGGAGTACGCCCTGGCGCGCACCGAGCGCAAGACGGCGCCGGGCTACCGGGGTTTTGCGGTGCAGGCCGGTGCGGGTGTCACGCTGGATGACGATCTGCGCCGCCGCGATCTCACAATCAATGCCATGGCGCAGGATGCGCAGGGGCACATCATCGATCCCCATGGCGGTCAGCGCGATCTGCACGCCAAAGTCCTGCGCCACGTTAGCCCGGCTTTTGCTGAGGATCCGGTGCGCATTCTGCGCCTGGCTCGCTTTGCCGCACGGTTTGGCGATTTCACTGTGGCGCCGCAGACCCTGCAGCTGATGCGCGACATGGTCGAAGCCGGCGAAGTGGACGCCTTGGTCCCGGAACGGGTATGGCAGGAATTGGCGCGAGCACTGATGGAGGTTTATCCGCGGCGCTTTTTCGAGGTCTTGCGCGAATGCAGGGCACTGGCGCGCATCCTTCCGGAGGTTGATGCGCTATGGGGTGTGCCGCAGCGCGCCGACTACCACCCTGAAGTGGATTGCGGCGAGCACCAGATGCTGGTGATGCAGGCCGCCGCACAGCTTTGTGCGGACCTTCCCACGCGCTGGGCGTGCCTGATGCATGACCTGGGCAAGGCCACCACGGATCCCGCTGTGCTTCCCCGGCACCTCGGGCATGAGGCGCGTAGCGTAGCCATGGCGCGCACCGTTGCGCAGCGCTTGCGCGTACCCAGCGACTGCGCCGAGCTCGCTGCCGTGGTGGCAGCCGAGCACGGCAACATTCACAAGAGTCTGGAGCTCGGCCCCCAGGCACTTCTGCGCCTGCTCCAGCGCTGCGACGCGCTGCGTCGTCCGGCCCGCTTTGCCCTGGTTCTGCTGGCCTGCGAGGCAGACCATCGAGGCAGGGGAGGTGATTTTCCACGTCAACCCTACCCACAGCGCGCGCGCCTGGAAACCGCGCTCAAGGCGGCGCTGGGCGTGGACGCAGGGGCCGTGGCGCACGAGGTTGGGGAAGGCGGCGGCAAAGCCGGCGCCATCGCGCGAGCCGTGCAGATCGCGCGTGAACACGCCATCGCGCGAACGCTGGAGGCCTGA